The segment CCTGGCGCCGTCGGCCTTCGAGGCCGGCTTTGTCTCGGCGCAGCATGACGACGCCATCCTGGCGGCCACGCTCGAGGCCGCGCGCAAGGCGTTCGCGGCGGGCTGAGGCCTTGCCAGGCAGGCGGCGCACCAGTGCGCCGCCTGCACCTCTGGCGACAAGGGCGGTGCGCTACACTTGGGTTTTCGTCCAACCCGCGGAGTCTCCGATGCGCGCTTCTTCGTCCCCCTCCTTGCCCGGCAGCTCGCCGATGCCGGTCTTGCGCTGGCTGCTGCTGGCGGTCATGGCCAGCCTGCTGTCCGCCTGCGGCTACAACGACTTCCAGGCCAAGGACGAGGCGGTCAAGGCAGCCTGGGGCGAAGTCATCAACCAGTACCAGCGCCGCGCCGACCTGATCCCGAACCTGGTCAACACGGTCAAGGGCTACGCCACGCACGAGCGTGAGACCCTCGAGGCCGTGACCAAGGCGCGCGCCGCCGCCACCAGCATCCAGGTCTCGCCCGAGACCCTGAACGACCCCGAAGCCTTCAAGCGCTTCCAGCAGGCCCAGGGCGAGCTGTCCAGCGCGCTGTCGCGCCTGCTGGCGGTGTCCGAGAACTACCCGCAACTGAAGGCCGACGCCTCGTTCCGCGACCTGCAATCGCAGCTCGAGGGCACCGAGAACCGCATCACCGTGGCCCGCCAGCGCTATATCGCCGCCGTGCAGCAGTACAACGTGCTGGCGCGCAGCTTCCCGACCAACCTGACGGCGATGATCTTCAAGTACCCGGTCAAGCCGTCGTTCACGGTGGACAACGAGAAAGCCATCTCCACGCCGCCCGCAGTCAAATTCTGAGGCGGGCCACTCCATGGGCCACACCCCGCGCTCGCCCTGGCGGCACGCCTGGCTGGCGGCCGCCCTGCTCTGGCTGGCGGCATTGCTGGCCGGCCCGGCGCTGGCGGCAGACGGCTTCGTCGCGGTGCCGCCGCTGACCCAGCGCGTGACTGATCTGACCGGCACGCTGACGCCGCAGCAGCGCGGCGCGCTCGAGAACGTGCTGGCGGAATACGAGCAGCAGCGCGGTAGCCAGATCTTCGTGCTGATGGTGCCCACCACCGATCCAGAGCCGATCGATGCCTACAGCATCCGCGTGGCCGACGCCTGGCGCGCCGGGCGCAAGGGCATCGACGACGGCGTGATCGTGCTGATCGCCAAGGACAACCCGCCCG is part of the Cupriavidus necator genome and harbors:
- a CDS encoding LemA family protein, producing MRASSSPSLPGSSPMPVLRWLLLAVMASLLSACGYNDFQAKDEAVKAAWGEVINQYQRRADLIPNLVNTVKGYATHERETLEAVTKARAAATSIQVSPETLNDPEAFKRFQQAQGELSSALSRLLAVSENYPQLKADASFRDLQSQLEGTENRITVARQRYIAAVQQYNVLARSFPTNLTAMIFKYPVKPSFTVDNEKAISTPPAVKF